Part of the Helicobacter pylori NQ4053 genome, GACGAGCTTTTAGGGGCGTTTGTTTTAGAAGATTTGCCCAAAAAAGGCGTGAAAGAGCATATCGCTCAAATCAAAAAATTAGGCATTAACACTTTTCTTTTAAGCGGGGACAATAGAGAGAATGTCCAAAAATGCGCGCTTGAATTAGGGATTGATGGTTATATCAGCAACGCTAAACCACAAGACAAGCTCAACAAGATTAAAGAGCTTAAGGAAAAAGGGCAGATCGTGATGATGGTGGGCGATGGCTTGAATGACGCCCCTAGCCTTGCTATGAGCGATGTGGCGGTGGTGATGGCTAAAGGGAGCGATGTGAGCGTGCAAGCAGCGGACATTGTGAGTTTTAACAACGATATTAAATCGGTTTATAGTGCGATTAAATTAAGCCAGGCGACCATTAAAAATATCAAAGAAAATTTGTTTTGGGCTTTTTGTTATAATAGCGTGTTTATCCCTTTAGCTTGTGGGGTTCTTTATAAGGCTAATATCATGTTAAGCCCGGCGATTGCGGGTTTAGCGATGAGCTTAAGCTCTGTGAGTGTGGTTTTAAACTCCCAAAGGCTAAGGAATTTTAAAATTAAGGATCGTTGAATGAAAGTTACTTTTCAAGTGCCAAGCATTACTTGCAGCCATTGCGTGGATAAGATTGAAAAATTTGTGGGCGAAATTGAAGGCGTGAGCTTTATTGATGCGAGCGTGGAAAAAAAGAGCGTGGTTGTAGAGTTTGACGCTCCAGCGACACAGGATTTGATTAAAGAAGCCTTATTGGATGCGGGGCAAGAAGTAATATAATAAAGGTAGTGTGATATAGAAGTAGCGGGTTAAATACCGCAACATTCAAAAGGGTTGTTGTCTTTTAATGCTTTGTTTGGGTGTTTTTACGCCCTTCAATGGTGATTTATCATAACAATAAGAGAAAGAAATTATCGCATTTTCCTTTTCTCATTTCCATTTTTGATACAAACGAATCTGCTTGTTCAAGCTGCTAATTACACCACCAATAAAAGAAAGGGAGCTGCGAGATAGATTGCTTCTGCATTGCGAACGAATAAGTTCACAGATTTTAACAAACAATATGCATAGCTCATTAGGTTTCATATTGCCAACATTGCATAAGCCTTGTATGCATTCAATAGGGACACGAATA contains:
- the copP gene encoding copper-binding metallochaperone CopP, with amino-acid sequence MKVTFQVPSITCSHCVDKIEKFVGEIEGVSFIDASVEKKSVVVEFDAPATQDLIKEALLDAGQEVI